Genomic segment of Mycoplasmopsis edwardii:
GCAAATTCAAAAATGTCTAATTAACCTAATCAAATAATGACTCTAGTCCTTAATATCACTTTTTGAAAAATTCAAAATAAAAAATCAAAAATCTTGCAAGCATGTTTTTTGTAAAAATTCCTTTACTAATCATAATTATTCTAGAATTAGATTAATAACTTAAAGTTATTTTGGAGGATATATATGAAAAATAAAAAGTTTTTATCTAAATTCTTATTAGGATTTTCTGTTTCAACTCTTGCAATCCCTATGGTTGCAATAAGTTGTGCAAAACAAGAAGATAAAACTAATGAAAAACAACAATTAGCAGAATCATTGAGAAAAGAATATAGAGAAAATAATGCTCTTTATAACCAAAAACTTGATGAATTTTCTAAAAAACTTAAAACCTTAAAAGATAAGTTAGCAAAAGAAAAAACTGAAACCAAAAAAACAGAAATTGAAAACGAAATTTTTGATTTATTTTTTGAAGCTAACCAAACACTTAATCCATTAGTGCAAAAATACAATTTATTATTTACACAACTAAGAGAAGCTGAAAAAGCTGCAAACTCAAAACTTAGAACAGTTAAAATTTACCATTCAAATGACGAACATGGACGTTTAGAGTTTGATGATTACAAATATAATAGGTATGCAGGTATGATCGAAACTTCTAAATACCTTAAAGATAAGAAAAGGGATCTTTTATTATCAGCAGGTGACTTAATTCAAGGTTTACCGCTATCAGATTCAGACAAAGGTAAAACAATTACCGATATTGCTCACTACATGGGATACGACTCAGTTGCGATTGGTAACCATGAATTTGACTATGGACTTGAACACATTTTATCTTTAAACACAACTTCATCAACTGAAAAATTCGGAGTTAAAACACCATTTATTTCAGCGAATATTTACTACAAAGATTTAAGTTCATTAACAGAAAAACCAACAGGTTATGACCAAAGCAAAGTTGGAAAAAGAGTTTTCGAACCTTACATTATCAAAGAACTTGAAAGCGGACTTAAAGTAGCGATCTTTGCAATTACAACTCCTGATACAGTTTATACATCACACCCAAGAAACTCAGCATTGGTTGAATTTAGAGATCCAGTTGAATCATCAAATGAAGTTCTTAAGGAAATTAAACAAAAACATCCTGATATTTCATTTGTTATCGCTACTACACACTTAGGAACTGGTAGAAATGATGCAAAATGAACATCAGAATACCTTGCACAAAATGTGGAAGGTGAACTTGATTTAATTTTAGATGGACACAGTCATACATATGTTGAAATTAACAAAAAACACGCAGAAGCAAAAAACATTTACATTACTCAAACCGAAGCATATACAAAATACTTAGGTGATATTGATGTAACATTCGATACTGAAACAGGTAAAATTCATGAAGTACACCAAGTGTTAAGAAATGTTGATCAAATTGAAGTTTATAATGCAAACTTAAGTGAAAGACTTGTAAAAAGACTTAAAAAAGCCTTTGATAAAGAAAACTCTGTAGTTGCCTTTACTTCTCCGGGCGTATTTGAACATACTACAACAAAAGAAGTTGATAGAGTTCCTTACTGAGTGGGTAGAATTTTACCTACATCACTTGGGGTATTTGCAGCAGATTCTATTGCTTGAGGATTTATGAAAGAAAGACCATGACAGTCACACAATGGTTGAGAAGAAGCAACACTTGATAACTCAATTGGTTTAGTAAATGGTGGTGGTCTACGTGCTAACTTTGCAGAAGGTGAAATTACAAAAGGAGCTGCTTTATCTGTT
This window contains:
- a CDS encoding 5'-nucleotidase C-terminal domain-containing protein translates to MKNKKFLSKFLLGFSVSTLAIPMVAISCAKQEDKTNEKQQLAESLRKEYRENNALYNQKLDEFSKKLKTLKDKLAKEKTETKKTEIENEIFDLFFEANQTLNPLVQKYNLLFTQLREAEKAANSKLRTVKIYHSNDEHGRLEFDDYKYNRYAGMIETSKYLKDKKRDLLLSAGDLIQGLPLSDSDKGKTITDIAHYMGYDSVAIGNHEFDYGLEHILSLNTTSSTEKFGVKTPFISANIYYKDLSSLTEKPTGYDQSKVGKRVFEPYIIKELESGLKVAIFAITTPDTVYTSHPRNSALVEFRDPVESSNEVLKEIKQKHPDISFVIATTHLGTGRNDAKWTSEYLAQNVEGELDLILDGHSHTYVEINKKHAEAKNIYITQTEAYTKYLGDIDVTFDTETGKIHEVHQVLRNVDQIEVYNANLSERLVKRLKKAFDKENSVVAFTSPGVFEHTTTKEVDRVPYWVGRILPTSLGVFAADSIAWGFMKERPWQSHNGWEEATLDNSIGLVNGGGLRANFAEGEITKGAALSVSPFGNRIATVRVKGTVLTEVLKHGLSRGRSGAFSQLSSNVAYEVNAVRKTNEKTGKEEYVWTPTVESFKINDKAINPEKYYYITTNDFILAGGDGYKMINTNEVKTIDLAYEGDKYIDTLIDFAKLTTDSSSTLESSRFERSMSSYLDKQTYSKQVVNIPNEAYTNTLTEPNNKP